A stretch of DNA from Actinomycetes bacterium:
CAACACCACCACCTCACGCTCCCGCTCGGTGAGCGCGCGCACGCCCGGGTGCGGCGCCGGCCGGCGCGCCCGCCTGGCCACGAACTCGCCGATCACCCGGCGGGTGACGGTAGGCGACAGCAGCGACGCGCCGTCGGCGACGACACGCACGGCGCGCAGCAGCTCCGCCGGCTCGGTGTCCTTGAGCAGGAACCCGCTGGCGCCGTCCCGCAGCGCCTCGAAGACGTACTCGTCCAGCTCGAAGGTCGTCAGCACGATCACCCGAGTGCCGGTCAGCGCAGGGTCGGCCACGATCGCCCGCAGCGCCTGGAGCCCGTCCATGACCGGCATCCGCACGTCCAGCAGCACCACGTCCGGGCGGGTGCGCCGGACCAGCTCGACCGTAGCCCGCCCGTCGTTCGCCTCACCGACCAGCGTGATGTCGTCCTCGGTCTCCAGCAGCACCCGCAGGCCGAGCCGGACCAGGGCCTGGTCGTCGGCGGTCACCACCCGGATCATCTGCGACCCTGCCCGAGCGGCAGGCGGGCACACACCAGAAACCCGCCCTCGGCGCGCGGGCCGGCCTCCAGCGTCCCGCCCGCCGCAGCCGCGCGTTCGCGCATCCCGGCGATGCCATGCCCGCCCGGCCGCGTGCCCGCCCACGCCCGGCCCCTGCCGGTGTCGGTGATCTCCAGGACCACCGCGCCGGGCTCATAGCCGACCCGAACGGTGGCGGTGGCAGGCCCGGCGTGGCGCACCACGTTGGTGAGCGACTCCTGCACGATCCGGTAGGCGGCCAGGTCCACGGCCGCGGGCAGGCTGGCCCGCTCCCCGGTGACGGCCAGGTCGACCGGCAGGCCGCCCTCGGCCATGGCAGCCACCAGCGTGTGGAGCTGGCCGAGCCCGGGCATCGGCCGCCACGCCCCGTCCCCGTCCTTGTCCTCGTCTCCGTCCTCGTCCCCGTCCCCGTCTCTGTCTCTGTCCTCGGGCTCGGGCTCGGGCTCGGGCCGCCGGAACATCGCCAGCGTTCCCCGCAGCTCCTCCAGCGCGTCCTTGCTGGACTGCTTGATCGCCTCCAGCGCCACCTCGGCCTGCTCGGGGCGCCTGCCCAGGACGTGGAGCGCCACCCCGGCCTGCATGTTGATCACGGCCAGGCCGTGCCCCACCACGTCGTGGACCTCCCGTGCGATCCGCAGCCGCTCCTCATAGGTGCGCCGCCGGGTCTCATCCTCGCGGGCACGGCGTTCGGCCTCCCGGCCGAGCCGCACGACCGTCCCGATCGCCCACGGCGGCAGCAGCAGCCCGGACAGCACCGCCAGCAGCAACGGCGCCTCGACGAGCAGCCGCTCCGGGTCGATGACCAACAGCTCTGGCATGACCACGGCCGCCAGGGTGATGCCGCAGGCGACCAGGGACGGCGCCGCCGGCAGCCTGATCGCGACCGAGTACATCGCCACGCTCATCGCTAGCAGGATCGGCCCGTGCGGGTACTCGAACGCCAGGTAGACGATGCTCGCCGCGGCCGTGACCGCCAGCACCACCAGCGGCCGCCGCCGCCGCCCCGAGAGCACGGCCGCCGCAGCCCCTATGAGCACGTACGCCAGCGCATCGAGGGGACGGCGCGGCGGGACCTCCCCGCTCGCCGCCGGTCCCGACCCGAACACCATCACCGACCCTGCGGCCACGGCCGGAACCACGTCGGCCACCACGGCACGGCCGACCCCCCGCCAACGGGCGACATCCATGCCGACAACGATAGGACCCGCCGGGATCGCTGGAATCCGCCCCGGGAGGTACTCGGTCCTACCACGCTGGACGTAGCCGGAGTGGACACGTCCTGGGGGCTGCGCCGGTGGCACACCGGCCCGGCCAGCTCCGCGGGCGTGACCAGTCAGTCGTCGAGGCGCATCGGGACCCGGTGCTCGACCGACCGGCCGGCCAGCAGGAGCAGGGTGGCAAGGCCGTAGCGGGCGGCGTCGCGCAGGGGCGGCTTGGGCCCGGGCGGGCGGACGACCTCGACCTCGACCTTACCGTCGGGGACGGCCAGGCCGGTCCGGGCCCGCAAGGTGCGGAGCTGGGCGAGCAGCGTGGCGCTCGACCCCACCTCGACCGCCTGCCCGGCAGCGTCCCGGGTGCGGAAGGTGAACCCGAACCGGCAGGGGAGCCACAGGTCGGGAAGCAGGAGCTGGTCGTAGCGGGAGCCGGTCCCGGCGGCGACCGCCGTCTGGTAGGCGACGTCGTCGGGCCAGTCCGCCGAGACCGTGGCCGGGGCCTCCAGCTCGGGATGCTCGTCGTGGGCGGCGAGCACCAGCACGGCGCCGTAGCTGTCCCAGCCGGGCCGGCCCGCAAACGACGGCGCCTCGGGGGACTCGTCCCACTCCAGCGGGTGCTCGAGCCGGTCGCCGAGCCCCCGGCGCAGCTCGTCGCGCCAGGCCAGCACGGCGGCGCGGATCACGTCGTGCTCGGTCTGCCCGCCCGACCGCCGCTCGCCGCGGATGACCATGTAGGGGACCCGCTGCTGCCACGCCAGGCGCTCGACCGCGGTCGGCGGCCCGCTGGCGTAGTAGCTGGTCAGGGAGCCGACATAGACGTCGAGGCCCATGCTGCCCCCTTCCAGGGCCGAGAGGTTCCGGCCAGATCGAACGTTCCTGTCATGGCGGTCGGCGAAGCAGGTGAGTGGTCCAGGGCGGCTCGTCAGGAGGCGACGTCGATCGCGATGCCTGAGGGCTTGTCGACCTCGATCACCCGGAATCCCACGCGGTGGTCGACGCCGAGCCCGAACACGGTCCGCTCGCCGTCGCCGGTCCCGGTACCGGCCAGGGTGACCTGCCGCAACGACGGGTAGCGGGGGTGGATGGTGGCTGGCCCCGGCCAGGTGAGCCGGCCCGAACGGTCGCGGCTCAGGGCGTCGAAGCTGACCTGGAGGTCGGCGAACCCGTCCAGCGGCACCGGCTTGTCCGACCCCGTGGTGCGGACGTTGCGGACGTAGCCGGTCCGGGAGGCGGGCAGGGGACCGGCGAAGGTGAAGACGACGCGGTCGTAGATGCCGTGCCTCGAGGTCCGCACCGAGACGAGCTTGGGCGGCTTCTGGCTGCGGTGCGCCTTGACCACCGGGTCGGTCCGGGTCGGCGCATCGAGCGTGGCACCCGCCCGCGCGCCCGGGGCGTGAGTCTTGTACACGCCGAACAGGAACGCGCCGACCAGGACCAGGACGAACCCTCTCCCGAGCGAACGCACCGCCTGGGTCTCCCTTCCGGTACGGCCGGCTCCCCTCCAGTGTAGAGAGCATGCCGAGCCAATCATGCAGGTCCAGGGTCACAAGATGGTGACAGCTTCGTCGTTTGCGTAGGCGGTCGTCGTGTTCTGCGCGGAACCGGGGGCTCGGGGGCTTCGGCGGCCGCTCCGGCGCGCTCCTACAATAGGGGGGTTCCTGGCCCCATCTGGGGGTTCCTGGCCCCAGCTAGGGGTTCCGACCCCGATCGCGGGAGGCGGCATGGCGACCACACCCGTCCGGCTCCCCGAGGCCGGCGGCAGCTTCCTGCAGGAGGCCGGGCTCGGCCCGCTGCTGTCGCGATCCGCCGTGGACCGGGTCGGCGTCGAGGAGCGCGCTGCCTCGCTGGCCAAGCGGAGCATCAAGAAGGACGCCAAGGTGGCCGCCTTGCGCCTGGCGGTGGCTGTGATGGACCTCACCACCCTGGAAGGGGCCGACACCCCGGGCAAGGTCGAGGCCTTGTGCTCCAAGGCCCGGCGGCCCGACACCGCCGACCCGGCCGTCCCCCCCGTCGCGGCCGTCTGCGTGTACCCCACCCTCGTGGCCACCGCCAAGCGCGCCCTGGCCGGCTCGCCGGTCAAGGTCGCCTCGGTGGCGACCGCGTTCCCGAGCGGGCAGGCGTCGCTCGCGGTCCGCCTGGCCGACGTCGCCGACGCCGTCGAGGCCGGGGCCGACGAGGTCGACATGGTGATCAGCCGGGGCGTGTTCCTGGCCGGCCGCTACCGGGAGGTGTTCGAGGAGATCCTGATCGTCAAGGACACCTGCGGCCCCGCCCGCCTCAAGGTCATCCTCGAGACCGGCGAGCTCGGCACCTACGACGACGTGCGCCGGGCCAGCATGCTCGCGATGGCGGCCGGGGCCGACTTCATCAAGACCTCCACCGGCAAGGTCCAGCCAGCCGCCACCCTGCCGGTCGCCCTGGTCATGCTCGAGGCGATCCGCGACTTCCACGACCGCACCGGCCGGGTCGTGGGGTTCAAGCCGGCCGGCGGCGTGCGCACCGCCAAGCAGGCCGTCCAGCACCTGGTGCTGGTGAACGAGACCCTGGGCCCGGACTGGCTCACCCCCGACCGCTACCGGATCGGGGCGTCCAGCCTGCTCAACGACTGCCTCATGCAGCTCGCCAAGGAGCGCACCGGCCGCTACCAGTCACCCGACCACTTCACCATCGACTGAAGGGGTCGTCCGGGGCGCCGTCTCGGCGGTTCCCTTGGAGGATCGTAGGGTCGTCCGAGGTGCCGCCTCAGCGGTTCATCGAGGTGAGGTCCTCGGCGCTACCCTGATCGCAGCTCGCCGATCGACAGCTTCACCCACCCATCCGACGGGAGGCCGACGATGGCCGACGAGATCACCGCGGCGCCGGGCCGGGCGCCGGCGCGGCTGGACTGGAGCTACGCGCCCGCGCCCGAGGCCACCGACCACGTCAAGGTCCGCGAGAGCTACGGCCTGCTCACCGGCGGGAAGTGGGTCGCGCCGCTGTCCGGCTCGCACTTCAAGACCATCAACCCGGCCACCGAGGAGGTCCTCGCCTCGGTCGCCGAGGCGGGGGAGGAGGACGTCGACGCGGCGGTCAAGGCGGCCCGGGCCGCCTACACCAAGACGTGGTCGAAGACGTCAGGGGCCGAGCGGGCCAAGTACCTGTACCGGATCGCCCGCGTCCTGCAGGAGCGGGCCCGGGAGTTCGCGGTCCTCGAGACCATGAACGGCGGCAAGCCGATCAAGGAGTCCCGCGACGTCGACGTCCCGCTGGCCGCGGCCCACTTCTTCTACCACGCCGGCTGGGCCGACAAGCTCGACTACGCCTTTCCCGGCGCGCCCGGTCCGCGCCCCCTCGGCGTCGCCGCCCAGGTCATCCCCTGGAACTTCCCGCTGCTGATGGCGGCCTGGAAGCTCGCGCCAGCGCTCGCCGCCGGCAATACCGTGGTGCTCAAGCCGGCCGAGACCACGCCGCTCACCGCCCTGCTCCTCGGCGAGGTGCTGCAGCAGGCCGAGCTGCCGCCCGGGGTGGTCAACATCGTCACCGGCGCGGGACAGACCGGCGCCGCCCTGGTCGCCCACCCGGGCGTCGACAAGGTCGCGTTCACCGGGTCGACCGAGGTGGGCAAGGCGATCCAGCGCACCCTGGCCGGCTCCGGCAAGCGGCTCACCCTCGAGCTGGGCGGCAAGGCGGCCAACATCGTGCTCGACGACGCCCCGGTCGACCAGGCCGTCGAGGGCATCATCAACGGCATCTACTTCAACCAGGGGCACGTGTGCTGCGCTGGGTCGCGCCTGCTGGTACAGGAGTCGATCGCCGAGCTGCTGGTCGGCAAGCTGAAGCGGCGCATGGCCACCCTGCGGGTGGGCGACCCGCTCGACAAGAACACCGACGTGGGCGCGATCAACTCCCGCGCCCAGCTCGACAGGATCGAGGAGCTGGTGGCCTCGGGCGAGGCCGACGGAGCCGAGGTGTACCAGCCCCCGTGCGACCTGCCCGAGCGCGGCTTCTGGTTCCGGCCCACGGTGTTCACCGGGGTCGCCCAGTCCTACCGCATCGCCCAGGAGGAGATCTTCGGCCCGGTGCTCTCGGTGCTGACCTTCCGCACTCCCGACGAGGCGGTCGAGAAGGCCAACAACACCCCCTACGGGCTGTCGGCCGGCGTGTGGACCGACAAGGGCAGCCGTATCCTCGACCTGGCCGGCCGCTTGCGGGCCGGGGTGGTGTGGGCCAACACGTTCAACCGCTTCGACCCCACCTCGCCGTTCGGCGGCTACAAGGAGTCCGGTTTCGGCCGCGAAGGCGGCCGGCACGGGCTGGCCGCCTACCTCGACCTCACCTGAGGACCTCACCTGGATGGAGGCGTCAGTGGCCGACGGTGACCGTCTCGACGTCCGCAAGACCTACAAGCTCTACATCGGTGGCAGGTTCCCGCGCACCGAGTCGGGGCGCTCGTACCTGGTGACCGAGGCCAAGGGCAAGGCATGGGCCAACGCCTGCCGGGCCTCGCGCAAGGACGTCCGCGACGCGGTGGTCGCCGCCCGCAAGGCGTTCCCGGGCTGGGCCGGCCTGACCGCCTACAACCGGGGCCAGGTCCTGTACCGGGTGGCCGAGATGCTCGAGGGCAGGCGCGAGCAGTTCGTCGACGAGGTCGCCCGGTCCGAGGGCACCACCCACCGCCAGGCCGCCGACGCGGTCGCCAAGGCGGTGGACCGCTGGGTGTGGTACGCGGGCTGGGCCGACAAGCTGGCCCAGGTGTTCGGCTCGGCCAACCCCGTGGCCGGCCCCTACTTCAACTTCTCGGTTCCCGAGCCGACCGGGGTGGTCGGCCTGGTCGCCCCGGCTGAGTCGTCGCTGCTCGGGCTGGTCTCCCGGCTCGCGCCGATCGTGGTCTCGGGCAACACCGCGGTCGTGCTGGCCGCCGAGGCCCGCCCGCTGCCCGCCGTCACCCTGGCCGAAGTGCTGGCGACCAGCGACGTGCCCGGCGGGGTGGTCAACGTCCTCACCGGCTTCACCGCCGAGCTGGTCGGCCCCCTGGCCGCCCACATGGACGTGAACGCGCTCGACCTGGCCGGGCTCGACCTCGCCCTGTACAAGGAGGCCGAGCTGGCCGCGGCCGAGAGCGTCAAGCGGGTCGCCGCGCCGGTCAGGCTCTCGGGCCGGGACTGGCTCGAAGACGCTCGCGGGCAGGACCCCTACTGGATCGCGGCCTTCCTGGAGACCAAGACGGTCTGGCACCCGACCGGGGGGTAGCGGCGGTCAGGCTTCGGCCGCGAGCGCGCCGGGGTCAGCCTCCGCCCTGCGCACCGGCGCCGGGCGCGGGCGGTCCGAGAGCAGCCCGGCCAGCCCCGTGCTCGACAGCTCGAGCGAGGTGTCGACCAGGGCGGGCAGCGACTCCCGGCGGTCGCCGAGCGCCCACGCCTGCACCGCCTCGCGCAGCGCGGTCGCCGCGATCCCGGCCACCAGCCTGACCCGCAGGTCCCCGACGGGGTCGGCACCGCAGCGGCGCGCCACCGCCTCGGCGATCGCCTCCTGGAACAGGCTGTAGACCTCGAGGGCGCGCCCGTGCAGCGATCGGGTCGTGACCACGATCCGGGCGCGGGTCAGGACCTGCTCCTGCTCCTCCTCGAGTGTCGCAGCCAGCGCGACCAGCCCCGCCCGGACGGCGGCGAGCACGGGCTCGCCGGCCGGCCGCCCGTCCAGCCCGAGCTCGAGCTCGCGCAGGTGCCTGGCGTGGTCGGCGAACAGGACGTCCTCTTTGCAGGCGTAGTAGCGGAAGAACGTCCGCTTCGACACCTCGGCGGCGTCGGTGATCTCCTCCACGGTGACAGCGTCGAAGCCACGCTCGGAGAACAGCCGCAGCGCGGCCGCTTCCAGCTCGCAGCGGGTCTTGCGCTTCTTGCGCTCCCGCAGCGGCACACGGCCCTCAGGCTCCATGCCAGGGGACGATAGTGGAATGCACCCTGGATGTCATCGGACGGGCCGGTCCGTCGGGGTCGGCCGAGCCTCTCCACGACCGGTCCGGGATCGTCGCCAGATAAGGTGCTCGGCGGGCTGAAGTCCGTCCGGGTCGGCCGAGCCTCTCCACGACCGGCAGCGAGCACCAGCCAGCGAGCACCAGGCAGCGAGCACCAGGCAGGAGCACAGCGAACACCAGGCAGCGAGCACCAGATAGCAGAATGCACACCTTGACAAATGGCATCACGTGCCTAAGGTTTGCCCGGGGCTCGTACCGTCGGCGGGGTGAAAGGTCAGGTCATGGGAGTACCGCGGATGAACGCCCGCTTCAGCCGGTCGGTGCTGGCCTCGGCGTTCGCCTGGCAGGAGCGGGCCGCCTGCCGGGAGACCGACGGCTCGGCGTTCTTCTCGCGCGACGGCGAGCGCGGCCCGACCAAGCGCCGCCGGGAGCTCGAGGCCAAGCGGATCTGCCTGGTCTGCCCGGTCCGGGCCCCGTGCGCGGCCTACGCGCTGGCCCACCGGGAGCCGTACGGCGTCTGGGGCGGCCTCTCCGAGGATGACCGCGAGCGCATCCTGCGCACGCATCCGGACGGCGACGCCACCGCAGCCCTCGAGCGGCTCGCCCGCTGAGCGCCCGTTCGAGCCGGGCAACCCGGCTCCGGTCGCACGATCCCGCGGTCGCAGGTTGCGCGCTGCACTGCCGTTCCCTGGGCCGAACTGCTTAGAGAAATACGGCATCGGTAGTTTGTCCGTTGTCTCGTTCGACCGCATCGTCTGAGTTCCAAGACAAGCTCCCCAGGGAGGGATGCCCATGCGGTCTCGTCCGGTCAGCATCGTGGCTGGCATCGGCCTCGTCGCCGTCAGCGTGCTCGGCTCCACGGCGGTCGCCGCCGAGCCGGGCGGCGCCACCGTCCGCCCGCGCGCCGCCGCGGTCGGGCGCGTCGCCCCCCGCCCCAGCGCGCGCCTGCTTGCGCGCAGGCACTGGCAGGCCCCGCCGACCACCGCACAGTGCCAGGCGAGCACCGGGGTTTCCTGCTACGCGCCGTCCCAGCTCCAGCGCGCCTACAACCTCAAGCCCCTCTACAAGCGTGGCCTCACCGGGCGCGGGCGGACCATCGTGATCGTGGTCCCGTTCGGCTCGCCAACGATCCGGCAGGACCTGAAGCAGTTCAACCGGGCCTTCGGCCTGCCCGACCCGCCGGGCTTCCGCATCATCGCGCCGGCCGGGAAGGTGCCGGCGTTCGACCCCAGGGACCCCGAGATGGCCGCCTGGGCGGAGGAGACCACCCTCGACGTGCAGTGGGCCCATGCCGTCGCCCCGGGCGCCGACATCCTGCTGGTCGTCACCCCCGTGTCGGAGACCCAGGGTGTCCAGGGCTTCCCCGAGATCGTCAAGGCCGAGAACCATGTGATCGACCACGACCTCGGTGACGTCATCTCGCAGAGCTTCGGGGCGACCGAGGAGACCTTCCCGACCGCCCAGTCGCTGCTGCGGCTCCGCAGCGCGTTCAAGAACGCCCGGAAGCATGACGTGACCGTGCTGGCCGCATCGGGCGACACCGGCGCGACCGGCTTCAAGCGCAACCTGACCGACCTGTACACCAGCCGGGCCAGCTCCTGGCCGTCGTCCGACCCACTGGTCACCTCGGTCGGTGGCACCCAGCTCCACCTCGACGCCAAGGGCCGGCGGACCGCGCCCGACAACGTCTGGAACGACCAGAAGCTGTTCGGCACCGCAGCCGCCAGCGGCGGCGGCCGGTCCAGGATCTTCGCCCGGCCCAGCTACCAGGACGGCGTGCGGCGGGTCGTGGGCGAGCACCGCGGCACCCCCGACGTCGCTATGAGCGCTGCGGTCGACGGCGGCGTGCTCGTCCGCATCGGGTTCAGCGGCGGCGACGGCATCACGCCCGGCTGGTACATCTTCGGCGGCACCAGCGCGGCAACCCCCGAGCTGGCCGGCGTCGTCGCCGTCGCCGCCCAGGCCGCCGGCAGGCGCCTCGGACTGCTCAACCCGCGCCTGTACGAGCTGGCCAGGCGCGGCTCGCCCGGCGTCGTCGACGTCACCCGGGGCGACAACACCGTCACGTTCACGCAGCACGGCCGGACCTTCACGGTCACGGGCTTCCCGGCCCGCCCCGGCTACGACCTGTCGAGCGGCCTCGGCACGATCGACGCGGCCAGGCTGGTGCCCGAGCTGGCCCGCTCCGACGACTGAGCCCCCCGCCCGGCCCGGCCGCCCGCCCGCCCCCACGGGCGGCCGGCCGGGCCGCCCCCACCGACCCGAGCAGGCCCGGGACCGGGTCCGCGGTGCACCACAGCCACGTGTGGTGCCGCCTGCCACCCCCACCAGGCGAAGCAGGCCCGGGACGGGGTCCGCCGACGGGGACGGGGTCCGCCGCCCGGGACGGGGTCCGCCGGGGACCGGGTCCGCCGCTCCGGTAGGATGAGGTCGACCAACCCGACCGCCGGCAAGCCGTGCCGGCGGCATTCAGGAGGCTGCCGCCCGTGCCCACCGACCCGATGGACGCCATCGTCAACCTGGCCAAGCGCCGGGGCTTCGTCTTCCAGTCGAGCGAGATCTACGGTGGTCTGCGCTCGAGCTACGACTACGGTCCGCTGGGGGTCGAGCTCAAGAACAACGTGAAGCGGGCCTGGTGGCGCTCGATGGTGCAGCTCCGCGAGGACATCGTCGGCCAGGACGCGGCCATCATCATGTCGCCCAGGGTCTGGGAGGCCTCCGGCCACCTGCAGTCGTTCTCCGACCCGCTGGTCGAGTGCACCAACTGCCACATGCGCTTCCGCGAGGACCACCTGCAGGAGGCGTTCCAGGCCAAGCACGGCCGGCCGCCCGAGCCCGGCGAGCTGACCTGCCCGAACTGCGGCAAGGGGCCGTTCACCGACCCGCGCAACTTCAACCTCATGTTCAAGACGTTCATGGGCCCGGTCGAGGACGCCTCCGCGGTGGTGTGGCTGCGTCCCGAGACCGCCCAGGGCATCTTCGTCGACTTCCCGTTCGTGCAGGCCGCCAGCCGCAAGAAGGTCCCGTTCGGCGTCGCCCAGATCGGCAAGTCGTTCCGCAACGAGATCACCCCCGGGAACTTCATCTTCCGCACCCGCGAGTTCGAGCAGATGGAGATGGAGTTCTTCGTCGAGCCGGGCACCGACGAGGACTGGCACGAGCGCTGGATCGCCGAGCGCCAGGACTGGTTCCTCGACCTCGGCATCCGCAAGGAGAACCTGCGCCTGCGCGAGCACGGCCCCGACGAGCTCGCCCACTACGCCAAGCGGGCGGTCGACATCGAGTACAAGTTCCCGTTCGGCTGGTCGGAGCTGGAGGGCGTCGCCAACCGGGCCGACTACGACCTGACCCAGCACCAGAACTACTCGGGCCACGACATGTCGTACTACGACCCGGAGCGTGACACCCGCTACATCCCCTACGTGGTCGAGCCGGCCGTCGGGGTCGACCGGGCCGCGCTGGTGTTCCTGATCGACGCCTGGCGGGAGGAGGAGGCGCCGACCGCCGCGGGCGGGACCGAGCTGCGCACCGTGCTCAAGCTCGACCCCCGCCTGGCTCCGTACAAGGTCGCGGTGCTGCCGCTGTCCCGCAACGAGAGGCTCTCGCCCATGGCACAGGACGTGGCCGCCATGCTGCGGGACCGGTGGATGGTCGACTTCGACGACGCCCGCGGGATCGGGCGCCGCTATCGGCGGCAGGACGAGGTCGGCACCCCGTACTGCGTGACGGTCGACTTCGACTCGCTGGAGGACCGCGCGGTCACCGTGCGCGACCGCGACACGATGGGCCAGGACCGGGTCGCCCTCGACCGGCTCGTCGGCTACCTCGAAGAGCGGCTGCCGCGCTGACCGTGGCGGCGCCCCGGGTCCTGCGCGTCCTCGCCACCGGGCCGGGCGTGGTCCAGGGCGGCGGGCAGGGTGTGTCCCCGCTCGACCTGGCCCTGCTCCGGGGTGAGGCGGTCTTCGAGACGATGCGGGCCTACCAGGGCCGGCCGTTCCGGCTCGGCGCCCACCTGGACCGGCTGGCCGCGTCGGCGGCCGCCCTCCAGATCACCCTGCCCCACGGGCTCGACGAGCTGGTCGGCGAGGCGGCCGGTGCGTGCGACGGCGGCGACGGGGTGATCCGCCTGGTCTGCACCCGCGGCACCGAGGCCGAGCTGGTCTCCAGCGCCTTCGCGGTCGTCACCGAGGTGCCCGGCGAGCATGAGGAGGCCCGGCGCCGCGGCCTGCGCATCGCCCTGCTCACCCTCGCGGTCGATCCGCTGGTCCGCGCGGCCGCGCCCTGGCTGCTGGCCGGGGCCAAGACCACCAGCTACGCGGTGAACATGGCCGCGCAGCGGGCGGCCCAGGCCCGCGGCGCCGACGACGCCGTCTTCGTCGGCCTGGGCGGCGAGCTGCTCGAGGCGCCCACCGCCACCGTCTGGTGGCGCTCCGGGCAGGTCCTCTACACGCCAGCGCTCGACCTCGGCATCCTCGCCGGGGTGACCCGGGGTGCGCTCGTCGAGCTGGCCCCGAGGGCCGGCTACCGGGTCGTCGAGGGCGTGTTCAGCGCCGACGACCTCGTCGCCGCCGACGAGGCGTTCATGACCAGCACGGTCCGCGAGGTCATGCCGGTGGTCGGAGTCGACGGCGTGCGCATCGGCGACGGCCGCCCCGGGTCGGCCGCCGCCGCCCTGCAGACCGCCCTGCGCGAGACCGCCCGCTCAGCTGGCGGCTGAGGCCGCAGTCGCCTCCGCCTCCGCCTCGTTCGCCTCCGCCGCCTGTGCCGCGGCCGTCTGTGCCTCGGCCTTGATCTTGGCCAGCTCGGCCAGGCGCTCCCTGCTCAACCGCTCGAGCTCCCGCTGCCACTGCTTGCGGTGGCCGCGCAACGCCTCGACCAGCGCCTCGGCCACGGCCAGGTTGCGGTACCACTTCCGGTTGGCCGGGATGAGGTGCCACGGGGCCTCCTCGGTGCCGCACCGCCGCAGCGCGTCCTGGTAGGCGGCCATGTAGTCGTCCCAGCGCTCGCGCTCGCGCCAGTCGCCGGGGGAGAGCTTGTAGGCCTTGGCCACGTCCTGCTCGCGGGCGAGCAGGCGCCGCCGCCGCTCGTCCTGGGAGATGTGCAGGAAGAACTTGCAGACGATGGTGCCGTCCTTGCCGCTGGTGTCCATGCCCTGCAGGACCACCAGCACGCTGTTGCAGCCGGCCGCGTACAGCTCCTGCTGCAGCTCGGCCAGCTGCTTCCGCAGGGCGGCCAGGGCCTCCCGTCCGGCCTGCTTGTCCAGGCCGCCGTCCGCGTCCGGGTCGTGGTCGGCGAGCCGCACCTTCTGGCCCGGCTGCAGGCGGACGTGGTAGGCCATGGCTGGCTCCCTCTCGCGACGCCGGCTCCCGGCGGTGACGACGCCGGCTCCGGCGGTGACGGCCGAGCATACCCGGACTTGCGCTCCCGGGCGCCCGCAAGCGGCCGGGCCGTCGTACCGTGGAGCGATGCACTGGTCTGCACGCTCCCGATGGTCGTGGCGCTGGCTCGCGG
This window harbors:
- a CDS encoding TetR family transcriptional regulator encodes the protein MPLRERKKRKTRCELEAAALRLFSERGFDAVTVEEITDAAEVSKRTFFRYYACKEDVLFADHARHLRELELGLDGRPAGEPVLAAVRAGLVALAATLEEEQEQVLTRARIVVTTRSLHGRALEVYSLFQEAIAEAVARRCGADPVGDLRVRLVAGIAATALREAVQAWALGDRRESLPALVDTSLELSSTGLAGLLSDRPRPAPVRRAEADPGALAAEA
- a CDS encoding aldehyde dehydrogenase family protein; protein product: MEASVADGDRLDVRKTYKLYIGGRFPRTESGRSYLVTEAKGKAWANACRASRKDVRDAVVAARKAFPGWAGLTAYNRGQVLYRVAEMLEGRREQFVDEVARSEGTTHRQAADAVAKAVDRWVWYAGWADKLAQVFGSANPVAGPYFNFSVPEPTGVVGLVAPAESSLLGLVSRLAPIVVSGNTAVVLAAEARPLPAVTLAEVLATSDVPGGVVNVLTGFTAELVGPLAAHMDVNALDLAGLDLALYKEAELAAAESVKRVAAPVRLSGRDWLEDARGQDPYWIAAFLETKTVWHPTGG
- a CDS encoding WhiB family transcriptional regulator yields the protein MNARFSRSVLASAFAWQERAACRETDGSAFFSRDGERGPTKRRRELEAKRICLVCPVRAPCAAYALAHREPYGVWGGLSEDDRERILRTHPDGDATAALERLAR
- a CDS encoding sensor histidine kinase, whose protein sequence is MDVARWRGVGRAVVADVVPAVAAGSVMVFGSGPAASGEVPPRRPLDALAYVLIGAAAAVLSGRRRRPLVVLAVTAAASIVYLAFEYPHGPILLAMSVAMYSVAIRLPAAPSLVACGITLAAVVMPELLVIDPERLLVEAPLLLAVLSGLLLPPWAIGTVVRLGREAERRAREDETRRRTYEERLRIAREVHDVVGHGLAVINMQAGVALHVLGRRPEQAEVALEAIKQSSKDALEELRGTLAMFRRPEPEPEPEDRDRDGDGDEDGDEDKDGDGAWRPMPGLGQLHTLVAAMAEGGLPVDLAVTGERASLPAAVDLAAYRIVQESLTNVVRHAGPATATVRVGYEPGAVVLEITDTGRGRAWAGTRPGGHGIAGMRERAAAAGGTLEAGPRAEGGFLVCARLPLGQGRR
- a CDS encoding response regulator transcription factor; the encoded protein is MIRVVTADDQALVRLGLRVLLETEDDITLVGEANDGRATVELVRRTRPDVVLLDVRMPVMDGLQALRAIVADPALTGTRVIVLTTFELDEYVFEALRDGASGFLLKDTEPAELLRAVRVVADGASLLSPTVTRRVIGEFVARRARRPAPHPGVRALTEREREVVVL
- the deoC gene encoding deoxyribose-phosphate aldolase, encoding MATTPVRLPEAGGSFLQEAGLGPLLSRSAVDRVGVEERAASLAKRSIKKDAKVAALRLAVAVMDLTTLEGADTPGKVEALCSKARRPDTADPAVPPVAAVCVYPTLVATAKRALAGSPVKVASVATAFPSGQASLAVRLADVADAVEAGADEVDMVISRGVFLAGRYREVFEEILIVKDTCGPARLKVILETGELGTYDDVRRASMLAMAAGADFIKTSTGKVQPAATLPVALVMLEAIRDFHDRTGRVVGFKPAGGVRTAKQAVQHLVLVNETLGPDWLTPDRYRIGASSLLNDCLMQLAKERTGRYQSPDHFTID
- a CDS encoding aldehyde dehydrogenase family protein translates to MADEITAAPGRAPARLDWSYAPAPEATDHVKVRESYGLLTGGKWVAPLSGSHFKTINPATEEVLASVAEAGEEDVDAAVKAARAAYTKTWSKTSGAERAKYLYRIARVLQERAREFAVLETMNGGKPIKESRDVDVPLAAAHFFYHAGWADKLDYAFPGAPGPRPLGVAAQVIPWNFPLLMAAWKLAPALAAGNTVVLKPAETTPLTALLLGEVLQQAELPPGVVNIVTGAGQTGAALVAHPGVDKVAFTGSTEVGKAIQRTLAGSGKRLTLELGGKAANIVLDDAPVDQAVEGIINGIYFNQGHVCCAGSRLLVQESIAELLVGKLKRRMATLRVGDPLDKNTDVGAINSRAQLDRIEELVASGEADGAEVYQPPCDLPERGFWFRPTVFTGVAQSYRIAQEEIFGPVLSVLTFRTPDEAVEKANNTPYGLSAGVWTDKGSRILDLAGRLRAGVVWANTFNRFDPTSPFGGYKESGFGREGGRHGLAAYLDLT